In the genome of Nonomuraea sp. NBC_00507, the window TAGGTCACCACGATTCCCTGAGCCGTCGCGCCACGTAATCACGGGCCTCGGCCGCCTGGTCGAACAGGCCGGGCAGGGCGAAGAAGCCGTGCAGCGCGCCGTCATACCTGCGGCTCTCGGCCGGCACGCCGGCCTGGGCCAGCCGCCGGGCGTAGGCCTCGCCCTCGTCGCGCAGCACGTCGTATTCGGCCGTCACCACGGTCGCGGGAGGCAGCCCCGCGACGTCGGGCAGCCGCAGCGGGGACAACCGCGGGTCCGCGCGATCCACCCCGTCGGCGTATTGCCGCGCGAACCATGCCATCTCCGCGGCCGGCAGGACGTAGCCCTTCGCGCATTCGGCGTAGCTGGGCGTGTCCATCGCGGCGTCCAGCACAGGGCAGACGAGGGCCTGGTGCGCCAGCCGCAGCCCGGCGTCGCGGGCCTGCCAGGCCGCGACCGCCGCGACATTGCCGCCCGCGCTCTCGCCGACCACCGCCACGCTGCCATTGCTCTGGTAGAAGGCGGGCCGGGCGAAGATGTCGCGCACGACGGTGAACGCGTCGTCGGCGGCGGCGGGGAACGGATGCTCCGGCGCCAGCCGGTAGTCGGCCGACACCACCACCGCCCCGCTGTGGACGGCCAGGAAGCGCCCGAACGCGTCGGACCGCCTGATGCTGCCGAAGACCCAGCCGCCCCCGTGGAAGTAGACCACCACGGGCAGCGGCCCGTCGCCCGGGTCGGCGCGGTAGATCCGGATGGGCACGCCCTCGGCCACCTCGTCGCGGACGAAGGGCAGCTTGGTGAGCGGGCCGCGGTGGAGCGCGACGCCGTCGGGCTGTGCGCGCCTCTCGTGGATCTCGGCCAGTGTGATCGCGTCGAAGTCGGTGTCCTCGTCCGGCCCGAGGGAGGCGAGGTAGTCCCGCGCCTGGGGGTGCAGCGGCATGATCGCAGCCTAGCGGGCCGCCTCCATGAACGCATCGAAGAGCCGGTTGTCCGCGCCCCGCTCCGGGTGCCACTGCA includes:
- a CDS encoding alpha/beta hydrolase yields the protein MPLHPQARDYLASLGPDEDTDFDAITLAEIHERRAQPDGVALHRGPLTKLPFVRDEVAEGVPIRIYRADPGDGPLPVVVYFHGGGWVFGSIRRSDAFGRFLAVHSGAVVVSADYRLAPEHPFPAAADDAFTVVRDIFARPAFYQSNGSVAVVGESAGGNVAAVAAWQARDAGLRLAHQALVCPVLDAAMDTPSYAECAKGYVLPAAEMAWFARQYADGVDRADPRLSPLRLPDVAGLPPATVVTAEYDVLRDEGEAYARRLAQAGVPAESRRYDGALHGFFALPGLFDQAAEARDYVARRLRESW